A single region of the Longimicrobium sp. genome encodes:
- the mreD gene encoding rod shape-determining protein MreD, with product MTEGTQWKFALFIFVLVALHFILRVGMGLGVLAPDLLVVALLLASRRLRPGSAAGLGFLLGLLEGSANPFVFGYASLGLAVLGYAGSRSREWLAGDDPLNMVAFFFAGTLIYELLLYVMLAVGGVGGSPMALLIPALLASIYAAAVGLGASTLYRSLA from the coding sequence ATGACGGAGGGGACGCAGTGGAAGTTCGCGCTCTTCATCTTCGTGCTGGTGGCGCTGCACTTCATCCTGCGGGTGGGGATGGGGCTGGGCGTGCTCGCCCCCGACCTGCTGGTGGTGGCGCTGCTGCTGGCCTCGCGCCGGCTGCGCCCGGGGTCGGCGGCGGGGCTCGGCTTCCTGCTGGGCCTGCTGGAGGGCTCGGCCAACCCGTTCGTGTTCGGCTACGCCTCGCTGGGGCTGGCCGTGCTGGGCTACGCCGGCTCGCGCTCGCGCGAGTGGCTGGCGGGCGACGACCCGCTGAACATGGTGGCCTTCTTCTTCGCGGGCACGCTGATCTACGAGCTGCTGCTGTACGTGATGCTGGCCGTGGGCGGCGTGGGCGGCTCGCCCATGGCGCTGCTCATCCCCGCGCTCCTGGCCTCGATCTACGCGGCGGCGGTGGGGCTGGGCGCCTCGACCCTCTACCGCTCGCTGGCATGA
- the rodA gene encoding rod shape-determining protein RodA: protein MRRYRSLVLGDPILFALVVGLAMFGIAMIYSAGVLDVPDKTVTGAWRQQLIWFILALMIVPFVLRVPVGWLEWAAQPAYAVALVLLVLTLFIGGGSGTAASTKSWLNLGPLHLQPAEVAKIATALMLARVLGEWREPPKTLWGLWKPIVVVMLPMGLVMLQPDLGSALVFASILVWCLFWAGTPLSTIFFLVSPILSLFLSISWQVWGVYIVVMLVLLIRRDAFISEKATIWLANAMAGALALPLWNKLQPYQKNRFMVFLDPMIDPRGAGYNLIQSRVAIGSGGWFGRGWLHGPQKRLAFLPEQHTDFIFSVIGEELGFIGVLCVLAAFGFIFWRLVKIAEKSNDPFASLVPIGIFGSWFAHVLINVGMTVGIMPVTGIPLPFISYGGSFLLVNLLAMAVIQRVAAETGRAR, encoded by the coding sequence GTGAGGCGCTACCGCTCGCTGGTCCTGGGAGACCCGATCCTCTTCGCCCTGGTGGTGGGGCTGGCGATGTTCGGCATCGCCATGATCTACAGCGCCGGCGTGCTCGACGTGCCCGACAAGACGGTGACGGGCGCGTGGCGGCAGCAGCTGATCTGGTTCATCCTGGCGCTGATGATCGTCCCCTTCGTCCTCCGCGTGCCGGTGGGGTGGCTGGAGTGGGCGGCGCAGCCGGCGTACGCGGTGGCCCTCGTCCTCCTGGTCCTCACGCTGTTCATCGGCGGCGGGTCGGGAACGGCGGCCAGCACCAAGAGCTGGCTGAACCTGGGGCCGCTGCATCTCCAGCCGGCGGAGGTGGCCAAGATCGCCACGGCGCTGATGCTGGCGCGGGTGCTGGGCGAGTGGCGCGAGCCGCCCAAGACGCTGTGGGGGCTGTGGAAGCCCATCGTGGTGGTGATGTTGCCCATGGGGCTGGTGATGCTGCAGCCCGACCTGGGCTCGGCGCTGGTGTTCGCGTCGATCCTGGTGTGGTGCCTGTTCTGGGCGGGCACGCCGCTGTCGACGATCTTCTTCCTGGTCTCGCCCATCCTCTCCCTCTTCCTGTCGATCAGCTGGCAGGTGTGGGGGGTGTACATCGTGGTGATGCTGGTCCTGCTGATCCGCCGCGACGCGTTCATCTCCGAGAAGGCCACCATCTGGCTGGCCAACGCCATGGCGGGCGCGCTGGCGCTGCCGCTGTGGAACAAGCTGCAGCCGTACCAGAAGAACCGCTTCATGGTGTTCCTGGACCCCATGATCGACCCGCGGGGGGCCGGGTACAACCTGATCCAGAGCCGGGTGGCCATCGGCAGCGGCGGGTGGTTCGGGCGCGGGTGGCTGCACGGGCCGCAGAAGCGGCTGGCCTTCCTCCCCGAGCAGCACACCGACTTCATCTTCTCGGTGATCGGCGAGGAGCTGGGCTTCATCGGCGTGCTCTGCGTGCTGGCGGCCTTCGGCTTCATCTTCTGGCGGCTGGTGAAGATCGCCGAGAAGAGCAACGACCCCTTCGCCTCGCTGGTGCCCATCGGCATCTTCGGCAGCTGGTTCGCGCACGTGCTGATCAACGTGGGGATGACGGTGGGGATCATGCCCGTCACCGGCATCCCCCTGCCGTTCATCAGCTACGGGGGATCGTTCCTGCTGGTGAACCTGCTGGCGATGGCGGTGATCCAGCGGGTGGCGGCGGAGACGGGGCGGGCGAGATAG
- the accD gene encoding acetyl-CoA carboxylase, carboxyltransferase subunit beta: MAWFKKPKTRLQASDKRDLPGDVWEKCPSCGEILYREKLKENWQVCPNCGHHHRLSANGYVALLIDEGTFRETDRDLRSGDPLQFVDLKPYRERLAQAERKNPHGEAVITGTGDLEGIPVSLGVMDFSFIGGSMGSVVGEKLARAGMRALEKRTPLLIVSASGGARMMEGIFSLMQMAKTSAVLARLDEEGLPYVSILTDPTTGGVTASYAMLGDVNVAEPGALIGFAGPRVIEQTIKQELPDGFQRSEFLLEHGMLDLIVDRRKMKSELARVLRHMLGQPAVEEFAAAEA, translated from the coding sequence ATGGCCTGGTTCAAGAAGCCCAAGACGCGCCTGCAGGCGTCCGACAAGCGCGACCTGCCGGGCGACGTGTGGGAGAAGTGCCCCAGCTGCGGCGAGATCCTGTACCGCGAGAAGCTGAAGGAGAACTGGCAGGTGTGCCCCAACTGCGGGCACCACCACCGCCTGTCGGCCAACGGCTACGTGGCGCTGCTGATCGACGAGGGCACCTTCCGCGAGACCGACCGCGACCTGCGCTCGGGCGACCCGCTGCAGTTCGTCGACCTCAAGCCCTACCGCGAGCGCCTGGCGCAGGCCGAGCGCAAGAACCCGCACGGCGAGGCGGTGATCACCGGCACCGGCGACCTGGAGGGGATCCCCGTGTCGCTGGGGGTGATGGACTTCTCCTTCATCGGCGGGTCGATGGGGTCGGTGGTGGGCGAGAAGCTGGCCCGCGCGGGGATGCGCGCGCTGGAGAAGCGCACGCCGCTCCTCATCGTCTCGGCCAGCGGCGGCGCGCGGATGATGGAGGGGATCTTCTCGCTGATGCAGATGGCCAAGACGTCGGCCGTCCTCGCGCGGCTGGACGAGGAGGGGCTGCCGTACGTCTCCATCCTCACCGACCCCACGACGGGCGGGGTGACGGCGAGCTACGCCATGCTGGGCGACGTGAACGTGGCCGAGCCGGGCGCGCTGATCGGCTTCGCGGGGCCGCGGGTGATCGAGCAGACGATCAAGCAGGAGCTCCCCGACGGCTTCCAGCGCTCCGAGTTCCTGCTGGAGCACGGGATGCTGGACCTGATCGTGGATCGCCGCAAGATGAAGAGCGAGCTGGCCCGCGTGCTGCGCCACATGCTGGGCCAGCCCGCGGTCGAGGAGTTCGCAGCGGCGGAGGCGTGA
- a CDS encoding folylpolyglutamate synthase/dihydrofolate synthase family protein, which yields MKADEPGAWLFARPTGGIRWGLERTEELLAGGGDPHRRFRSLHVGGTNGKGSVSAICDAALRAADPTRTVGLYTSPHLVSFDERIRIGGRPVERELLLACEARLRPAIERTGATFFEATTAIAFLCFAEAGVDLAVVEVGLGGRLDSTNVLAPLACAVTNIARDHTEYLGESLDEIAFEKAGIFKPGIPVVVGETEAAPLAVLARRAEEVGAPLTLLDADAVSDVKTSLEGTVFELESPRWGSREVHTSLIGEHQARNAAVAAELLGRLPRSIRPPWESVETGLASVRWPGRMQVERVRGATWVFDVAHNAAGVASLAATLGRLRLPKPVVLVTAILKDKGWAEMLPPLLARADAAVLTVAPSSPESRRWDPAEAAARIGESASIPVRVIHDFAAALQRAETLAPHGTILVTGSVHTVGDALRELAIPIF from the coding sequence ATGAAGGCTGACGAGCCGGGGGCGTGGCTGTTCGCACGCCCCACCGGCGGCATTCGCTGGGGGCTGGAGAGGACGGAGGAGCTGCTCGCCGGTGGGGGGGATCCGCACCGGCGGTTTCGTTCGCTCCATGTGGGGGGGACCAACGGGAAGGGCTCCGTCTCGGCCATCTGCGACGCGGCGCTGCGGGCAGCAGATCCCACGCGGACGGTGGGGCTCTACACCTCGCCGCACCTGGTCTCGTTCGACGAGCGCATCCGCATCGGCGGGCGGCCGGTGGAGCGCGAGCTGCTGCTGGCGTGCGAGGCCCGCCTCCGCCCCGCCATCGAGCGCACCGGCGCCACCTTCTTCGAGGCGACCACCGCCATCGCCTTCCTCTGCTTCGCGGAAGCCGGCGTCGACCTGGCCGTGGTGGAGGTGGGCCTCGGCGGGCGGCTGGACTCGACCAACGTGCTGGCGCCCCTGGCGTGCGCCGTCACCAACATCGCCCGCGACCACACGGAGTACCTGGGCGAGAGCCTGGACGAGATCGCGTTCGAGAAGGCGGGGATCTTCAAGCCCGGCATCCCCGTGGTGGTCGGCGAGACGGAGGCCGCCCCGCTCGCCGTCCTGGCGCGGCGCGCGGAGGAGGTGGGCGCGCCGCTGACGCTGCTCGACGCGGACGCGGTGTCGGACGTGAAGACGTCGCTCGAGGGCACGGTGTTCGAGCTGGAGTCGCCGCGCTGGGGCTCGCGCGAGGTGCACACGTCGCTGATCGGCGAGCACCAGGCGCGCAACGCGGCGGTCGCCGCCGAGCTGCTGGGCCGGCTTCCGCGCTCGATTCGGCCGCCGTGGGAGTCGGTGGAGACGGGGCTCGCGTCCGTGCGCTGGCCGGGGCGGATGCAGGTGGAGCGCGTGCGCGGCGCCACCTGGGTGTTCGACGTGGCGCACAACGCGGCGGGGGTGGCGAGCCTGGCCGCCACGCTCGGCCGTCTCCGCCTGCCGAAGCCGGTGGTGCTCGTCACCGCCATCCTCAAGGACAAGGGATGGGCGGAGATGCTTCCGCCGCTTCTGGCGCGCGCGGACGCGGCGGTGCTCACCGTGGCCCCGTCGTCGCCCGAATCGCGCCGGTGGGACCCGGCCGAGGCGGCGGCGCGCATCGGCGAATCCGCGTCCATCCCCGTGCGCGTGATCCACGACTTCGCGGCGGCGCTGCAGCGCGCGGAGACGCTGGCGCCGCACGGCACCATCCTCGTCACCGGCTCCGTCCACACCGTCGGCGACGCCCTCCGGGAGCTCGCGATCCCTATCTTCTGA
- a CDS encoding ATP-dependent DNA helicase RecQ: protein MSVTAAERTDLLSVLRSEFNFPEFRPGQEEVIRSVLDGRDALVVMPTGAGKSLIYQLPALLLPGLTVVVSPLIALMKDQTDKLDEIGVDAWTINSSLSAAQKREAEAKVAGEGKILYVTPERFRDRDFFELLLERQVSLFVVDEAHCVSQWGHDFRPDYMMLGGIAERLGRPVVMALTATASPEVRDDITHQLRLRDPLVHVAELVRPNLFLEVTPTVNDSEKDAALDRWLRGAEGTGIVYVATVKEAERLYEEFGKRFDLALYHGKLGAAERHEAQDRFMAGEVKAVIATNAFGLGIDKPDIRFVIHYHFPGSLEAYYQEAGRAGRDGLPARCTIFYRVEDSAVQGYFLGGKYPDLEEAIAVARIINNMPLEEKRELDQVAEMADVPRRKARIVLTLLKRHGMVREHRGGVWERMAPDVTAADLSRELTDYEERRQRDRRKLDEMVRYCRTARCRTKMILEYFGESRAEDFRCGHCDNDGNLATAKHEAERGARREAVAAAIVPPPVPDEPPAPAFAVGEEVVHGTFGEGMVLGMDGDRAEVDFAGHGTRTIRIEFLRPVG from the coding sequence TTGAGCGTCACCGCAGCAGAGCGGACGGACCTGCTCTCCGTCCTCCGTTCCGAGTTCAACTTCCCGGAGTTCCGTCCCGGGCAGGAAGAGGTCATCCGCTCCGTGCTCGACGGCCGCGACGCCCTCGTCGTCATGCCCACCGGCGCGGGGAAGTCGCTCATCTACCAGCTTCCCGCGCTCCTCCTCCCCGGCCTGACCGTCGTCGTCTCGCCCCTCATCGCGCTGATGAAGGACCAGACGGACAAGCTGGACGAGATCGGCGTGGACGCGTGGACCATCAACTCGTCGCTCTCCGCCGCCCAGAAGCGCGAGGCCGAGGCGAAGGTGGCGGGCGAGGGGAAGATCCTGTACGTCACGCCCGAGCGCTTCCGCGACCGTGACTTCTTCGAGCTGCTGCTGGAGCGCCAGGTCTCGCTCTTCGTGGTGGACGAGGCGCACTGCGTGAGCCAGTGGGGGCACGACTTCCGCCCCGACTACATGATGCTGGGCGGCATCGCCGAGCGGCTGGGGCGGCCCGTGGTGATGGCGCTGACGGCGACGGCCAGCCCCGAGGTGCGCGACGACATCACCCACCAGCTGCGCCTGCGCGACCCGCTGGTGCACGTGGCCGAGCTGGTGCGCCCCAACCTCTTCCTCGAGGTCACCCCCACCGTCAACGACAGCGAGAAGGACGCGGCGCTCGACCGCTGGCTGCGCGGCGCGGAAGGGACGGGGATCGTCTACGTGGCCACGGTGAAGGAGGCGGAGCGGCTGTACGAGGAGTTCGGCAAGCGCTTCGACCTCGCCCTCTATCACGGCAAGCTGGGCGCGGCGGAGCGGCACGAGGCGCAGGACCGCTTCATGGCCGGCGAGGTGAAGGCGGTGATCGCGACCAACGCCTTCGGGCTGGGGATCGACAAGCCCGACATCCGCTTCGTGATCCACTACCACTTCCCCGGCTCGCTCGAGGCCTACTACCAGGAGGCGGGGCGCGCGGGGCGCGACGGCCTTCCCGCGCGCTGCACCATCTTCTACCGCGTGGAAGACAGCGCCGTGCAGGGCTACTTCCTGGGCGGCAAGTATCCCGACCTGGAGGAGGCCATCGCCGTCGCGCGCATCATCAACAACATGCCGCTGGAGGAGAAGCGCGAGCTGGACCAGGTGGCCGAGATGGCCGACGTGCCGCGGCGCAAGGCGCGCATCGTCCTCACCCTGCTCAAGCGGCACGGGATGGTGCGCGAGCACCGCGGCGGGGTGTGGGAGCGGATGGCGCCCGACGTGACCGCGGCGGACCTGAGCCGCGAGCTGACGGACTACGAGGAGCGCCGCCAGCGCGACCGGCGCAAGCTGGACGAGATGGTGCGCTACTGCCGCACCGCCCGCTGCCGCACCAAGATGATCCTGGAGTACTTCGGCGAGTCGCGCGCGGAAGACTTCCGCTGCGGCCACTGCGACAACGACGGGAACCTGGCGACCGCGAAGCACGAGGCGGAGCGCGGCGCCCGCCGCGAGGCCGTGGCCGCCGCGATCGTCCCGCCGCCGGTGCCCGACGAGCCGCCGGCGCCCGCGTTCGCGGTGGGCGAGGAGGTGGTGCACGGCACCTTCGGCGAGGGGATGGTGCTGGGGATGGACGGCGACCGCGCCGAGGTCGACTTCGCCGGCCACGGCACGCGGACGATCCGCATCGAGTTCCTCCGCCCGGTCGGGTAG
- a CDS encoding DMT family transporter gives MPAGRYPQRMNRTTKRAHLPALPPVPAILGAIVSVQGGAALAKGLFPALGATGTVGLRVGISALLLLAAFRPRVWRATAAQWRAVVPYGVVLGAMNLVFYLALSRIPLGLAVTLEFVGPLAVAVIGSRRATDAAWVALAAAGIALIAPWTGGGVDPLGVLLALAAGACWGAYILLGGRVSRMIPGGAAVATGMAIAAIVTLPVAVAGGGFARLTPGLLAAGTGVALLSSAVPYTLEMIALKELPARTFGILMSLEPAVAALAGLVFLHEVLSPRQWLAVVLVIAASTGSTLTSRRAERIAEGEAGEGWQGG, from the coding sequence ATGCCCGCGGGGCGGTATCCCCAGCGGATGAACCGGACGACGAAGCGCGCACACCTCCCCGCCCTCCCGCCGGTGCCGGCGATCCTCGGGGCCATCGTCAGCGTGCAGGGCGGCGCGGCGCTGGCCAAGGGCCTCTTCCCGGCGCTGGGGGCGACCGGGACGGTGGGGCTGCGCGTGGGCATCTCCGCGCTCCTCCTGCTGGCGGCGTTCCGGCCGCGGGTGTGGCGGGCGACCGCCGCGCAGTGGCGCGCGGTGGTCCCTTACGGCGTGGTGCTGGGGGCGATGAACCTGGTGTTCTACCTCGCCCTGTCGCGCATTCCGCTGGGGCTGGCGGTGACGCTGGAGTTCGTGGGGCCTCTGGCCGTGGCGGTGATCGGCTCGCGGCGCGCGACGGACGCGGCGTGGGTGGCGCTCGCGGCGGCGGGGATCGCGCTGATCGCGCCGTGGACGGGCGGCGGCGTGGACCCGCTGGGCGTGCTGCTGGCGCTGGCGGCGGGCGCGTGCTGGGGCGCGTACATCCTGCTGGGCGGCCGCGTGTCGCGGATGATCCCCGGCGGGGCGGCGGTCGCCACGGGAATGGCCATCGCGGCGATCGTCACACTCCCGGTCGCCGTCGCCGGCGGCGGATTCGCGCGGCTGACGCCGGGGCTGCTGGCGGCGGGCACCGGCGTGGCGCTGCTCTCCAGCGCCGTCCCCTACACGCTGGAGATGATCGCGCTGAAGGAGCTCCCCGCGCGCACCTTCGGCATCCTGATGAGCCTGGAGCCCGCCGTGGCGGCGCTCGCCGGCCTCGTCTTCCTGCACGAGGTGCTCTCCCCCCGGCAGTGGCTGGCGGTGGTCCTGGTCATCGCGGCCAGCACGGGGTCCACGCTCACCTCGCGGCGCGCGGAGCGGATCGCGGAGGGCGAGGCGGGCGAGGGCTGGCAGGGGGGATGA
- a CDS encoding FkbM family methyltransferase, with the protein MPALRTFLIRSGLFRPARAVRRALRADARRMEDAAAAFYRALLPEGALVFDIGASVGHMSEALLRAGVRVVAVEPQPECVAELRARCGGRPGFTLLPAAVGAAPGVATLYLRPHHAASSLRRDWLGEVVGTLDVPVVTLAALVERYGAPAYCKVDVEGAEEEVFSTLPGPLPLVSFEYHRSRLDQAAACLRRVASADAEVNLTHAGPPHFSLAEWVPADDFLRRIDRELGDRAAPGWGDIWVRTRAA; encoded by the coding sequence ATGCCCGCGTTGCGCACCTTCCTGATCCGGAGCGGCCTCTTCCGTCCCGCCCGCGCCGTGCGGCGGGCGCTGCGCGCCGACGCCCGCCGCATGGAGGACGCGGCGGCGGCGTTCTATCGCGCGCTTCTCCCTGAAGGCGCGCTCGTCTTCGACATCGGGGCCAGCGTGGGCCACATGTCCGAGGCGCTGCTGCGCGCCGGTGTGCGGGTGGTCGCCGTGGAGCCGCAGCCGGAGTGCGTGGCCGAGCTGCGGGCGCGCTGCGGCGGCCGGCCGGGGTTCACCCTGCTGCCGGCCGCGGTCGGCGCCGCGCCGGGCGTGGCCACGCTGTACCTGCGCCCGCACCACGCCGCGTCGAGCCTGCGCCGCGACTGGCTGGGCGAGGTCGTCGGCACGCTGGACGTGCCGGTGGTGACGCTGGCGGCGCTGGTCGAGCGCTACGGCGCGCCCGCGTACTGCAAGGTGGACGTGGAGGGCGCGGAGGAGGAGGTGTTCAGCACGCTTCCGGGCCCGCTGCCGCTCGTCTCCTTCGAGTATCACCGGTCGAGACTGGACCAGGCCGCGGCGTGTCTGCGCCGGGTGGCCTCGGCGGATGCGGAGGTCAACCTCACGCACGCCGGGCCGCCGCATTTCTCGCTGGCGGAATGGGTCCCGGCGGACGACTTCCTGCGCCGCATCGACCGCGAGCTGGGCGATCGCGCGGCGCCCGGCTGGGGCGACATCTGGGTGCGCACGCGCGCCGCGTAG
- a CDS encoding glycosyltransferase family A protein, translating to MDEPLVTVVIPTRDRLPMLRQAVASVVAQTYPRWELVVADHGSTDGTAAWLAEMDDPRVRSIPTDPARHVGHVRNRGAAMGTGDWIAFLDSDDVWLPRKLELQVAAMRGSPARWCYAGYELMDGAGRTVPMRLGEYRPLSGRIAREVVAQQANVFVGTLLVERRLFEELGGFCEDERARGREDYELEMRLALHAEALALPDVLARVRDHPGRMTARMPDTYEREAAAYELFLEAGPPEELARLARAMRSRSLVEALGRRMTGTASHPDVAAARG from the coding sequence ATGGACGAGCCGCTCGTCACCGTCGTGATCCCCACGCGCGACCGCCTGCCGATGCTGCGCCAGGCGGTGGCGTCGGTCGTGGCGCAGACGTATCCGCGGTGGGAGCTGGTCGTCGCGGACCACGGGTCGACGGACGGGACGGCGGCGTGGCTGGCGGAGATGGACGATCCGCGCGTGCGCTCCATCCCCACCGACCCCGCCCGGCACGTCGGCCACGTGCGCAACCGCGGCGCGGCGATGGGGACGGGGGATTGGATCGCCTTCCTCGACTCGGACGACGTGTGGCTGCCGCGCAAGCTGGAGCTGCAGGTCGCCGCGATGCGCGGATCTCCGGCGCGCTGGTGCTACGCGGGATACGAGCTGATGGACGGCGCCGGTCGCACGGTGCCGATGCGGCTGGGCGAGTACCGCCCGCTCTCCGGCCGCATCGCGCGCGAGGTGGTGGCGCAGCAGGCCAACGTCTTCGTGGGCACGCTGCTGGTCGAGCGCAGGCTGTTCGAGGAGCTGGGGGGATTCTGTGAGGACGAGCGCGCGCGCGGCCGCGAGGACTACGAGCTGGAGATGCGGCTGGCGCTGCATGCCGAGGCGCTCGCGCTCCCCGACGTGCTCGCCCGCGTGCGCGACCACCCGGGCCGGATGACCGCGCGCATGCCCGACACCTACGAGCGCGAGGCGGCGGCGTACGAGCTGTTCCTCGAGGCAGGGCCGCCGGAGGAGCTCGCCCGGCTCGCGCGGGCGATGCGGTCGCGCAGCCTGGTCGAGGCGCTCGGGCGGCGGATGACGGGGACGGCATCCCACCCCGACGTGGCGGCGGCCCGTGGCTGA
- a CDS encoding glycosyltransferase family 2 protein, which yields MAERPLVTVVIPTWNRLPLLRQAVDSVRAQSWAEWELVIADDGSTDGTAEWVRALGDPRVRLVSAPHSGNPGQVRNRGVAAGWGALVAFLDSDDAWLPAKLELQVGAMLRQGARWCYGGYELTDAGGNAMPSRTVPFAPLTGRIVREILTGEANVSIVTVVAERSLLDEVGGFSEDPRAGREDRELELRLALRADAAAVGEVVARVREHPGRSTAALADPFERSAAVYDCFLELDPPAELARVARRMRARQLADAGAHRLAGGEYAAAARLFARSLPHAPAAGWLRALARGARGRLRGR from the coding sequence GTGGCTGAGCGCCCGCTGGTGACCGTGGTGATCCCCACCTGGAACCGCCTGCCGCTGCTGCGCCAGGCGGTCGATTCCGTTCGCGCGCAGAGCTGGGCCGAGTGGGAGCTGGTGATCGCCGACGACGGCTCGACCGACGGCACGGCGGAGTGGGTCCGCGCGCTGGGCGATCCACGGGTGCGCCTGGTCTCCGCGCCGCACTCGGGAAATCCCGGGCAGGTGCGGAACCGCGGCGTGGCGGCGGGCTGGGGCGCGCTGGTGGCGTTCCTCGACTCGGACGACGCGTGGCTTCCCGCCAAGCTGGAGCTGCAGGTGGGGGCGATGCTCCGGCAGGGCGCGCGGTGGTGCTACGGGGGATACGAGCTGACGGATGCGGGCGGCAATGCGATGCCGTCTCGCACGGTTCCCTTCGCGCCGCTCACCGGCCGCATCGTCCGCGAGATCCTGACCGGCGAGGCCAACGTCTCCATCGTCACCGTCGTCGCGGAGCGGTCGCTGCTCGACGAGGTGGGCGGCTTCAGCGAGGACCCGCGCGCCGGACGCGAGGACCGCGAGCTGGAGCTGCGCCTGGCCCTCCGCGCCGACGCGGCCGCGGTCGGCGAGGTGGTGGCGCGCGTCCGCGAGCATCCCGGGCGGAGCACGGCCGCGCTGGCCGACCCGTTCGAGCGCTCCGCCGCGGTGTACGACTGCTTCCTCGAGCTCGATCCACCTGCCGAGCTCGCGCGCGTCGCCCGGCGCATGCGCGCGCGGCAGCTGGCGGACGCGGGCGCGCACCGGCTCGCCGGCGGAGAATACGCCGCGGCGGCCCGGCTCTTCGCGCGCTCGCTGCCGCACGCGCCCGCCGCGGGGTGGCTGCGCGCGCTCGCCCGCGGCGCCCGGGGGCGGCTGCGAGGACGGTAG
- the tmk gene encoding dTMP kinase yields the protein MPETPDAPAARRGKFIVLEGIDGAGTTTQLNVLRDHFRHAGRGAFFTHQPSDGPVGMLIRLALQKRLVGANFDLHDPAHPPLPGGAPFDADALALLFAADRADHVATQVQPNLDAGRHVVCDRYLLSTLAYQGLQTDIEWLIEINRPAIVPDLTLFLDVPPGEAEARMRGSRWKKEIFETPEQQRRVRARYFELIQRDFPQRGHVEVIDASRPTDEVSRDLLARVDAFLDGAPADAAGEAPTRTG from the coding sequence ATGCCGGAAACGCCCGACGCGCCCGCTGCCCGCCGCGGGAAGTTCATCGTCCTGGAAGGGATTGACGGGGCGGGGACGACCACGCAGCTCAACGTCCTGCGCGATCACTTCCGCCACGCCGGCCGCGGCGCGTTCTTCACGCACCAGCCCAGCGATGGCCCGGTAGGGATGCTGATCCGCCTGGCGCTGCAGAAGCGGCTGGTCGGCGCCAACTTCGACCTGCACGACCCCGCGCACCCGCCGCTGCCCGGCGGCGCGCCCTTCGACGCCGACGCGCTGGCGCTGCTGTTCGCCGCCGACCGTGCGGACCACGTCGCCACGCAGGTGCAGCCGAACCTCGACGCCGGGCGCCACGTCGTCTGCGACCGCTATCTCCTTTCCACGCTGGCGTACCAGGGTCTGCAGACGGACATCGAGTGGCTGATCGAGATCAACCGCCCGGCCATCGTCCCCGACCTCACCCTCTTCCTCGACGTCCCCCCGGGCGAGGCCGAGGCGCGGATGCGCGGCTCGCGCTGGAAGAAGGAGATCTTCGAGACCCCCGAGCAGCAGCGCCGCGTGCGTGCGCGCTACTTCGAGCTGATCCAGCGCGACTTCCCGCAGCGCGGCCACGTGGAGGTGATCGACGCATCCCGCCCCACCGACGAGGTGTCGCGCGACCTGCTGGCGCGGGTGGACGCCTTCCTCGACGGCGCGCCGGCGGACGCGGCGGGAGAGGCTCCCACCCGCACCGGGTGA
- a CDS encoding glycosyltransferase, giving the protein MSSDTVSVVLACWNVEEFVRGAIDSVLAQTHPAVEVVAVDDGSTDGTWEAIRGYGDRVRALRLPENRGAPHARNRGAEIATGAWLQFMDADDFSTPETLSALVEAGRGTPGAVAACPWEFLIHEGHAWRRHPLRRPFAPPGDPLRGWLEGMWAPSCAVLYPRALFERVGGFDETLRRNDDGDLAMRAFVSGAGIARATSGLGVYRRHGSTRVTLSSDRHSERALRSQMRVFDKLAEQLSAQGRLEEYRELLEMQYGAIALQAFEAGRAAIARECLARGGAGAARRVRSGTRLGRLATRVLGLERKVRLAAAVRRLRG; this is encoded by the coding sequence ATGAGCAGCGACACCGTCTCCGTCGTCCTGGCCTGCTGGAACGTCGAGGAGTTCGTGCGTGGCGCCATCGACTCGGTGCTGGCGCAGACGCACCCCGCGGTGGAGGTGGTGGCGGTGGACGACGGCAGCACCGACGGCACCTGGGAGGCGATCCGCGGCTATGGCGACCGCGTCCGCGCGCTGCGGCTGCCGGAGAACCGCGGTGCCCCGCACGCGCGCAACCGCGGCGCGGAGATCGCCACCGGCGCGTGGCTGCAGTTCATGGACGCGGACGACTTCAGCACGCCGGAGACGCTCTCCGCGCTGGTGGAGGCGGGGCGCGGCACCCCCGGCGCGGTGGCGGCGTGCCCGTGGGAGTTCCTGATCCACGAGGGCCACGCGTGGCGCCGGCATCCCCTCCGGCGGCCGTTCGCCCCGCCGGGCGACCCGTTGCGCGGCTGGCTGGAGGGGATGTGGGCGCCGTCGTGCGCGGTGCTGTATCCGCGGGCCCTGTTCGAGCGGGTCGGCGGGTTCGACGAGACGCTGCGCCGCAACGACGACGGTGACCTGGCCATGCGCGCGTTCGTCTCCGGCGCAGGGATCGCGCGCGCCACGTCCGGGCTCGGCGTCTACCGCCGCCACGGGTCGACGCGCGTGACGCTGTCGTCCGACCGCCACTCCGAGCGCGCGCTGCGGTCGCAGATGCGGGTCTTCGACAAGCTGGCGGAGCAGCTTTCCGCGCAGGGGCGGCTGGAGGAGTACCGCGAGTTGCTGGAGATGCAGTACGGCGCCATCGCGCTCCAGGCGTTCGAGGCCGGCCGCGCCGCCATCGCCCGCGAGTGCCTGGCGCGGGGTGGCGCGGGCGCGGCGCGGCGGGTGCGCTCGGGGACGCGCCTGGGCAGGCTGGCCACGCGCGTGCTGGGGCTCGAGCGCAAGGTGCGGCTGGCCGCCGCCGTCCGGCGCCTGCGCGGCTGA